The following proteins come from a genomic window of Sebastes fasciatus isolate fSebFas1 chromosome 6, fSebFas1.pri, whole genome shotgun sequence:
- the ogfod2 gene encoding 2-oxoglutarate and iron-dependent oxygenase domain-containing protein 2 isoform X1, whose protein sequence is MTNEEDGSRQFYFCNCFTTDHIYLEDYKLHVRFLSEQQFTHDYRALLGSLGCETDQQLEDVFNKISQEVDRRRRLGVTSAERAAAIKDMYQPLHPHVYHLQESYLAPKFKQIVAYCRSGDISDEGLRDLLEEEAGELSFLLRGCSSNKKSLIDFHLCVEAARAYRFPVFERSFCEQLVEELEHFEQSSAPKGRPNTMNHYGILLNELGFDEGFITPLRRLYLRPLTSLLYPDCGGGCLDSHKAFVVKYDLNEDVDLSYHYDNAEVTLNVSLGKDFTDGNLYFGDMRQVPLSEMECSEVEHRVSEGLLHRGQHMHGALPISSGQRWNLIIWMRASQERNQLCPMCNRRPTLVAGEGFADGFTQRDALLNTSCAMT, encoded by the exons ATGACAAACGAGGAGGACGGAAGTCGtcagttttatttctgtaactgTTTCACTACTGATCACATTTACCTGGAGGACTACAAGCTGCATGTCCGCTTCCTGTCCGAGCAGCAGTTCACACACGACTACCGAGCA ctgCTCGGGTCGCTCGGCTGTGAGACGGACCAACAGTTGGAGGATGTGTTCAACAAG ATTTCACAGGAAGTGGACAGGCGAAGGCGTCTAGGCGTGACGTCCGCTGAGAGAGCTGCTGCTATAAAAGACATGTACCAACCTCTCCATCCTCATGTCTACCATCTGCAG GAGTCCTACCTTGCACCCAAGTTCAAGCAGATTGTTGCGTACTGTCGAAGCGGCGACATCAGTGATGAAGGTCTCAGAGACTTGTTGGAGGAAGAGGCAGGTGAGCTTTCATTTCTTCTCAGGGGCTGCAGTTCAAACAAGAAGTCTTTAATAGATTTCCATCTTTGTGTTGAAGCTGCGAGGGCTTACCGCTTCCCCGTGTTTGAGAGAAGCTTCTGTGAGCAGCTGGTGGAGGAGTTGGAGCACTTTGAGCAGTCCTCCGCACCTAAAGGAAGACCCAACACCATGAACCACTACGGG ATCCTCCTGAATGAACTGGGCTTTGACGAGGGCTTCATCACGCCCCTCCGTCGGCTCTACCTGCGTCCGCTCACCTCCCTGCTGTACCCGGACTGTGGGGGGGGCTGTCTGGACAGCCACAAGGCCTTTGTTGTTAAATACGACCTGAATGAAGACGTGGACCTGAGCTACCACTACGACAACGCAGAGGTCACCCTCAATGTGTCCTTGGGAAAGGACTTCACCGATGGCAACCTGTACTTTGGTGATATGAGACAG gTGCCTTTAAGTGAGATGGAGTGTTCAGAGGTTGAACACCGGGTGAGCGAGGGCCTCCTCCACCGGGGCCAGCACATGCACGGCGCCCTGCCCATCTCCTCCGGCCAGCGCTGGAACCTCATCATCTGGATGAGAGCCTCACAGGAACGCAACCAGCTGTGCCCCATGTGCAACCGGAGGCCCACGCTGGTGGCGGGGGAGGGCTTCGCTGACGGGTTCACACAACGCGATGCTCTGCTCAACACTTCCTGTGCGATGACGTGA
- the LOC141768734 gene encoding gypsy retrotransposon integrase-like protein 1 — protein sequence MLSVECLQVAEEEVVESSSNKLGDIYMFVAKGCFPQTMNPLRKKNLKRYAQKFIIEEGKLYYVGPKKEEKREVVIEAERKRQIFLDCHFNDIGHHLGQKKTVHRIQSKYYWLGIIKDVVDWIKVCETCQHTERNKNLARTVRPIKVDAPWDIVGIDIIGPFPETPQGNTNVTVLIDYFSKWPEAFPVQKTDALSVAKCISKCIYRFGAPKTLVCTQTADFCDEVTKLLNDRWSIVQKVSPLDQPQLNPLHDCTSPLLREAVVQMATEKQADWDDFLDPVLFLFRTSTNPTTKFSPYSLMFNRKANLPNETTLSPLNYDDQEQDMYSTKEKASAYMTIMQEQQNSVKHLVIANMNAAYKQEKKKNAKRRTHNMPSMTFKIADPLFGAGDSPSPKKLKDSLYLSFPVEMVLATEQSSSEDMKTELAYHLSEPDVH from the exons ATGTTGAGCGTGGAGTGTCTGCAGGTggctgaggaggaggtggtTGAATCCAGCTCCAATAAACTCGGTGACATTTATATGTTTGTGGCTAAAGGCTGTTTTCCTCAGACGATGAATCCTTTACGAAAGAAGAACCTGAAAAGATACGCCCAGAAGTTTATCATCGAGG AGGGCAAGCTGTACTATGTGGGACccaagaaagaggagaagagggaggTGGTGATAGAGGCTGAGAGGAAGAGGCAGATTTTTCTCGACTGCCACTTCAATGACATCGGTCATCACCTGGGCCAGAAGAAGACCGTCCACAGGATCCAGAGCAAGTACTACTGGCTGGGGATCATCAAGGACGTGGTGGACTGG ATAAAGGTATGTGAGACCTGTCAGCATACAGAGAGGAATAAAAACCTGGCAAGGACTGTCCGGCCTATAAAAGTGGACGCACCGTGGGATATAGTTGGGATTGACATTATAG GACCTTTCCCAGAGACACCGCAGGGCAACACCAACGTCACCGTCCTCATCGATTACTTCAGTAAATGGCCAGAAGCTTTCCCAGTGCAAAAGACAGACGCTCTCTCTGTTGCAAAATGTATTTCCAAATGCATATACAG GTTTGGTGCCCCTAAAACACTTGTGTGTACGCAGACTGCTGACTTCTGTGATGAG GTGACGAAGCTGCTAAACGACAGGTGGAGCATTGTGCAGAAGGTGTCTCCTCTGGATCAACCTCAGCTCAACCCGCTCCACGACTGCACCAGTCCTCTACTGAGGGAAGCTGTTGTGCAGATGGCAACGGAGAAGCAGGCCGACTGGGACGACTTCCTGGACCCTGTGCTGTTTCTGTTCAGGACGTCCACCAACCCTACGACCAAGTTCAGCCCGTACTCCCTCATGTTCAACAGGAAAGCTAATCTACCAAATGAG ACTACGCTGAGCCCGCTGAATTATGACGACCAAGAGCAGGATATGTATTCCACAAAGGAGAAGGCCTCAGCGTATATGACCATAATGCAGGAGCAACAGAACTCTGTGAAGCACCTG GTGATTGCCAACATGAACGCAGCCTAcaaacaagagaagaagaagaacgccaAGCGAAGGACACACAACATGCCCTCGATGACCTTTAAAATCGCAGATCCTCTGTTCGGGGCAGGAGACTCGCCCTCCCCGAAAAAGCTGAAAGACAgtttatatttatcttttccTGTTGAGATGGTGCTGGCCACCGAGCAGAGCAGCTCCGAGGACATGAAGACGGAGTTAGCCTATCACTTATCTGAGCCTGACGTCCACTGA
- the ogfod2 gene encoding 2-oxoglutarate and iron-dependent oxygenase domain-containing protein 2 isoform X2, with translation MTNEEDGSRQFYFCNCFTTDHIYLEDYKLHVRFLSEQQFTHDYRALLGSLGCETDQQLEDVFNKISQEVDRRRRLGVTSAERAAAIKDMYQPLHPHVYHLQESYLAPKFKQIVAYCRSGDISDEGLRDLLEEEAAARAYRFPVFERSFCEQLVEELEHFEQSSAPKGRPNTMNHYGILLNELGFDEGFITPLRRLYLRPLTSLLYPDCGGGCLDSHKAFVVKYDLNEDVDLSYHYDNAEVTLNVSLGKDFTDGNLYFGDMRQVPLSEMECSEVEHRVSEGLLHRGQHMHGALPISSGQRWNLIIWMRASQERNQLCPMCNRRPTLVAGEGFADGFTQRDALLNTSCAMT, from the exons ATGACAAACGAGGAGGACGGAAGTCGtcagttttatttctgtaactgTTTCACTACTGATCACATTTACCTGGAGGACTACAAGCTGCATGTCCGCTTCCTGTCCGAGCAGCAGTTCACACACGACTACCGAGCA ctgCTCGGGTCGCTCGGCTGTGAGACGGACCAACAGTTGGAGGATGTGTTCAACAAG ATTTCACAGGAAGTGGACAGGCGAAGGCGTCTAGGCGTGACGTCCGCTGAGAGAGCTGCTGCTATAAAAGACATGTACCAACCTCTCCATCCTCATGTCTACCATCTGCAG GAGTCCTACCTTGCACCCAAGTTCAAGCAGATTGTTGCGTACTGTCGAAGCGGCGACATCAGTGATGAAGGTCTCAGAGACTTGTTGGAGGAAGAGGCAG CTGCGAGGGCTTACCGCTTCCCCGTGTTTGAGAGAAGCTTCTGTGAGCAGCTGGTGGAGGAGTTGGAGCACTTTGAGCAGTCCTCCGCACCTAAAGGAAGACCCAACACCATGAACCACTACGGG ATCCTCCTGAATGAACTGGGCTTTGACGAGGGCTTCATCACGCCCCTCCGTCGGCTCTACCTGCGTCCGCTCACCTCCCTGCTGTACCCGGACTGTGGGGGGGGCTGTCTGGACAGCCACAAGGCCTTTGTTGTTAAATACGACCTGAATGAAGACGTGGACCTGAGCTACCACTACGACAACGCAGAGGTCACCCTCAATGTGTCCTTGGGAAAGGACTTCACCGATGGCAACCTGTACTTTGGTGATATGAGACAG gTGCCTTTAAGTGAGATGGAGTGTTCAGAGGTTGAACACCGGGTGAGCGAGGGCCTCCTCCACCGGGGCCAGCACATGCACGGCGCCCTGCCCATCTCCTCCGGCCAGCGCTGGAACCTCATCATCTGGATGAGAGCCTCACAGGAACGCAACCAGCTGTGCCCCATGTGCAACCGGAGGCCCACGCTGGTGGCGGGGGAGGGCTTCGCTGACGGGTTCACACAACGCGATGCTCTGCTCAACACTTCCTGTGCGATGACGTGA
- the ogfod2 gene encoding 2-oxoglutarate and iron-dependent oxygenase domain-containing protein 2 isoform X3 produces the protein MLLGSLGCETDQQLEDVFNKISQEVDRRRRLGVTSAERAAAIKDMYQPLHPHVYHLQESYLAPKFKQIVAYCRSGDISDEGLRDLLEEEAGELSFLLRGCSSNKKSLIDFHLCVEAARAYRFPVFERSFCEQLVEELEHFEQSSAPKGRPNTMNHYGILLNELGFDEGFITPLRRLYLRPLTSLLYPDCGGGCLDSHKAFVVKYDLNEDVDLSYHYDNAEVTLNVSLGKDFTDGNLYFGDMRQVPLSEMECSEVEHRVSEGLLHRGQHMHGALPISSGQRWNLIIWMRASQERNQLCPMCNRRPTLVAGEGFADGFTQRDALLNTSCAMT, from the exons ATG ctgCTCGGGTCGCTCGGCTGTGAGACGGACCAACAGTTGGAGGATGTGTTCAACAAG ATTTCACAGGAAGTGGACAGGCGAAGGCGTCTAGGCGTGACGTCCGCTGAGAGAGCTGCTGCTATAAAAGACATGTACCAACCTCTCCATCCTCATGTCTACCATCTGCAG GAGTCCTACCTTGCACCCAAGTTCAAGCAGATTGTTGCGTACTGTCGAAGCGGCGACATCAGTGATGAAGGTCTCAGAGACTTGTTGGAGGAAGAGGCAGGTGAGCTTTCATTTCTTCTCAGGGGCTGCAGTTCAAACAAGAAGTCTTTAATAGATTTCCATCTTTGTGTTGAAGCTGCGAGGGCTTACCGCTTCCCCGTGTTTGAGAGAAGCTTCTGTGAGCAGCTGGTGGAGGAGTTGGAGCACTTTGAGCAGTCCTCCGCACCTAAAGGAAGACCCAACACCATGAACCACTACGGG ATCCTCCTGAATGAACTGGGCTTTGACGAGGGCTTCATCACGCCCCTCCGTCGGCTCTACCTGCGTCCGCTCACCTCCCTGCTGTACCCGGACTGTGGGGGGGGCTGTCTGGACAGCCACAAGGCCTTTGTTGTTAAATACGACCTGAATGAAGACGTGGACCTGAGCTACCACTACGACAACGCAGAGGTCACCCTCAATGTGTCCTTGGGAAAGGACTTCACCGATGGCAACCTGTACTTTGGTGATATGAGACAG gTGCCTTTAAGTGAGATGGAGTGTTCAGAGGTTGAACACCGGGTGAGCGAGGGCCTCCTCCACCGGGGCCAGCACATGCACGGCGCCCTGCCCATCTCCTCCGGCCAGCGCTGGAACCTCATCATCTGGATGAGAGCCTCACAGGAACGCAACCAGCTGTGCCCCATGTGCAACCGGAGGCCCACGCTGGTGGCGGGGGAGGGCTTCGCTGACGGGTTCACACAACGCGATGCTCTGCTCAACACTTCCTGTGCGATGACGTGA